CCTCTAACAATTCCAGCTCCACGCCTTCCTCGCGAATGGTTACAGCAATGAGACGTCCGCGGAAGGTGAGGCGGAAGTTATATTTCTGCCAGCCCGCAGGTAGGGACGGAGCGAGCGATAGGCCGTTTTCCTTAAGACGTGTTCCGGCAAAACCGTACACAATGGCCATCCACGTTCCACCCATATTAGCGAGATGTAATCCGTCTTTGGTGTTGCCGTGTGTATTATCGAGATCCAGTCGTGCAGTCTCGATAAAGTAGTTATACGCCTTGTCCTTGTATCCGATTTTCGAGGCCATGATGCTAAATATGCAAGAGGACAGAGAAGAGTCATGGGTAGTGATTTGCTCATAATAATCATACGATTTGCGAATCGTTTCTTGCGACTGCTCGTCTTCCAGCAAGTAATGAGCCAGTACGGTATCCGCTTGCTTGCAGACTTGATAACGGTACAGGGTAAGCGGGTGGTAATGCAGCAGCAGCGGATGTTTCTCCGGTGGTGTATTCTCGAAATCCCAGACTGCTTTGCGTAAAAAAGTATCATCCTGCGGGTTAATGCCTAGCTTCTCGTCGTAAGGAAGCAGCATGGCATTCGCCGCCTTCAGCCAGCTGTCTGCTTCTGGTCCAGTTACATGCAGGCGCACACACAAAGCTTGGAATGCAGCCTCGTCATATTCTTGAAGCCGCGCAAAACTGCGTGCCGCCCATTTTAAATTATGTTTGGCCATTACATTGGTGTAATAGTTGTTGTTCACAAGACATGTGTATTCGTCCGGTCCAGTCACTTCATCGATGTGAAACTTACCTTCGTAGTAATGACCGATCTCCATCCAAAGCCGTGCTGTCTCAAATAGCACCTCGGCGCCGTATTGGAGCAAGAAGGTGTCATCTTCTTCCGCTAGATGGTATTGGATATAGCTGTAGGCTACATCGGCGCTGATATGATATTGAGCTGTGCCGGATGGGAAGAAGGAGGAACATTCCGTACCTGAAATCGTTCGCCATGGGAACAATGCACCTTGGGCGTGGCCCATCTCTTTAGCACGTTCCCTTGCCTCCTCCAGCTTGGAATACCGGTACAATAGGAGCTGCCGGGCCAAGTCAGGCGAAGTCATCAGGAACACAGGGAACATATAAATCTCCGTGTCCCAGAAATAATGGCCTTCGTACCCTTCACCGGATAAGCCTTTAGCGGAGATGTTGCTATGCGCGTCTCGTCCGGCTGATTGCAGCAGCTGATAAAGGTTGAAACGTATACCCTCCTGAAGCGACAAGTCGTTCTCAATGACTACATCGGAACGCTTCCAGAAGTCAGCCAAATAATGCTCCTGCTGTTCCAGCATATCTTCAAAGGAGAGGTGTTTCAATGATTCCTGTACCTGAATACCGGTATCTACAAGCATTTGTTCATGTCGTAGTGTATCGGTATAGACATTCCATTTGGTCAGCGATAGTGGCCCAGACAAGGAGGCGGTTGCCGTCACTGTAGCGTCGGTTTCTCCAGCCTGAGTTTCAACCTGCCAGTCACCTTCCCATTCATGCCGGGTAACACAGGAGGTCCGCAGGGCCGAAGCCATTGTCTCGTTCTCCAGGCATACATATTCACCCCGAGCTTCGCAAGATACTACGCTCAGGCGTTTGGAATGTCCTGCAGCTACACGCGGGTCATTCGGGTTAGTATAGTTACTAACATCGCCATTTACACGAGAGACAACCCGGATTGGACCGGTGAAATTGACAGGCTCAACAGTCAGATGAATGGCAAAAAGTTCACGGGTAGTGAAAGAAACGAGTCTACGGAAATGCAGCTTGAGTTCTTTACCGGAGGGGGATTTCCAGTGGATTTTACGCTCCGAGTACCCCTTGTCCAGATGGAGGTTACGCTCATAGGCGAGGACATTCTCTGCTGTAAGTGCAAATGGCTCCATATCTTCGCCTATATAAATATTTATCCCTTGGGAATCTATAATATTAACCAATTTTTGCTGTGTACC
This genomic stretch from Paenibacillus sp. FSL H7-0737 harbors:
- a CDS encoding glycoside hydrolase family 65 protein, with the translated sequence MSWSIANQGLSADTLLNLESIFALGNGYLGVRGNFEEGYSDKEIRSIRGTYLNAFHDVIDIPYGEKLFAFPGTQQKLVNIIDSQGINIYIGEDMEPFALTAENVLAYERNLHLDKGYSERKIHWKSPSGKELKLHFRRLVSFTTRELFAIHLTVEPVNFTGPIRVVSRVNGDVSNYTNPNDPRVAAGHSKRLSVVSCEARGEYVCLENETMASALRTSCVTRHEWEGDWQVETQAGETDATVTATASLSGPLSLTKWNVYTDTLRHEQMLVDTGIQVQESLKHLSFEDMLEQQEHYLADFWKRSDVVIENDLSLQEGIRFNLYQLLQSAGRDAHSNISAKGLSGEGYEGHYFWDTEIYMFPVFLMTSPDLARQLLLYRYSKLEEARERAKEMGHAQGALFPWRTISGTECSSFFPSGTAQYHISADVAYSYIQYHLAEEDDTFLLQYGAEVLFETARLWMEIGHYYEGKFHIDEVTGPDEYTCLVNNNYYTNVMAKHNLKWAARSFARLQEYDEAAFQALCVRLHVTGPEADSWLKAANAMLLPYDEKLGINPQDDTFLRKAVWDFENTPPEKHPLLLHYHPLTLYRYQVCKQADTVLAHYLLEDEQSQETIRKSYDYYEQITTHDSSLSSCIFSIMASKIGYKDKAYNYFIETARLDLDNTHGNTKDGLHLANMGGTWMAIVYGFAGTRLKENGLSLAPSLPAGWQKYNFRLTFRGRLIAVTIREEGVELELLEGEALDLILYGQSVTLGNDRPLTQALQA